The nucleotide window GCAGGATATAATTTCTCTCTAGCGGGAGGCCCCCACAGAGCACCTGACCAGCCACACTACAAGAAGCAGGAGTCAAAGTTAACATTTGCTGAGCTTTGACTATATGGCAGACGCTAAGCACCTCACGTGGATTAAGTCACTCaaacctcacaacagccctatgtgTATTCTTGTTATCCATGTTTTGTGGGTGAGGACATgagggcacagaaaggttaaattaCCAACCAAGTTCTCACACAACCGGTGAGTAATAGAGCAGGAATTCCAAGTCTGCTGTCTGGCTATAGGATCCATGCTCTCGCCCACTGCGACCCACAGTCAGGGGATTTTGTTTGTATCTGTGTGTGATAGTGTGTGTGCAAGTCAATTTCAGCATGTGTGCATGTGCCAGAGTAGCTGTTCCTGTGTCCGTGGATATGAATGTCACTTGTGTGACTGCCTTCAGATGCTCACTCTGATGTCGCCTTCTCAGGACCATCTCATTTAAAATCATACATTCCCCTGCTTATTCGTCCTCTGTACTACTAATAAATCCCTAACACACTACACAGTTTACTCCTTTTGTTTATGTCTGCTTCCCCAGTAGAACATGAGCTCATTCTGGCTGCTGTGGGGAGAGCACACCGTAAGCAGGGTGGGTGCAGCCCAAGCCCAGGTTGGAGGCTGCTGCGACAGTCCTAGTGAAGACGGTGTGACTCAATCTAGAGTGCTTagtggtggaggtggggatgAGTGGCTGGATTCAGGATGTGTTTAGAGCAGACAGGACTCGCTGATGGTTTGCATGTGCAGCATACGGAAATAAAGGCGTCAGGGAGGACTCCTCAGTTTGTCGTCTGAGTGAGTGGGCGAGATGGGGAGCAGTGGCAGAGGGGCAGATTCTGAGGGCAAGGAGGCTGGGAAGCAAGAGTTTAGTTCTGGCTATGGTAAGTGTGTGATGCTAAGTTAAGTGGAAATATTGAGAGGGCTGTCGGGtatgagtctggagttcagagaagaggaaggggctAGAGATGAAAATTTAGGAGCTGTTGGCTTATTGATGATAATAAAACCCGTAAGACTGGGTGAGATCTCTCAGGGAGTAGATGTGATAGAGAAGACGGAGAAGGGAGTGTGGGCTGGAAGGGGGAAGGACGTTGCCTTGGTCCAGGAAGGAGAAGCGTCTGAACCAGCCATGGGCACTAAGCCGAGTACAGGTCTTTGAAAAGCACGGATTAAAAACTGGCAGGATTTGGACCCATCTCCCCACGAAGCCTTCCCTGACAACTCTTTGGGGTGCTCCCATGGTCAATGTCCCCAGAGCTCCCAGGAGGCAGGGTCCAATATAATTCATCTCCTGTCACTAGTCCCCTgtgcacagcacagtgactcttagatgaatggatgagtgaacaaatgccccactcccctctcccctcccagctccTATTAAGGAACCCAAAAAGATGATGCCCAGAACAGCCCTCCCTACGGTCAAGAAGCTGGTGACAGCCCCGACTGGGCCAAGCAAAGCCAAGTAAGGAGcagggtggcggagggggaaagaggagggtACGGAAGAAATgctgctccctgcccccatccccggTTCTGATGGAGAAATGTTTCAGCCCATCTTGGACACCCAGCGGAGACAGTCAGAAGCGCCCTTCCCGAAACTGCAGTAAGTGTCAATACCTCCCTGCAGTGGGGTGAGGCCTGGGGTGTTGTGCTGAGGgacagagatggggagaggcTTGGGGTCCAAGTAGGCCCGGGCCCCTGAGGGTCTGCTCTCACAGGCTCTAGCAGCAGTTTCCTCAGTGGGTGTCCAGGCCAGAGTGGCAGAAAGCGAGCCCAAACCCAGGCTTCACAGCAACACTCTGCAGCCGGTCAGGTGAGAGGCCTAAGACATGGGAGAGTGGGGATCTTGGGCAGAGTCTGGTTCTCAGGGGTGTGGTGTGAAGGATCCCAGGCCGAGGGGAACCAGACTCAAACTGTCCAGGTACCCAGCCCTCGGCTGCGacctcacccccatccccacaggGCGAAGAGCAGAGCAGCCTTACAAAGGCCCCTCGTGTGAATAAAACCCCAACTCTGGACAAGACCCCCGGCCTAGAGAAGACCCCATCTCCGGATAAGGCCGGCAGCCCAGAGAAGACCTCATCTCTGGACAATGCCCGCAGCCCGGAGAAGACCTTGTCTCCAGATAAGGCCCCCACTCCAGAGGAATGCCTAACTTCAGATAAGGTCCCTATCCTAGAGGAGACCTCAACGCTGGAGGACAAAGCCCCCAGACCAGACAGGGTCTTTTCTGTGCATGAGGTCCCGGTCCCAGAAGTCCCACCTGGTCCAAAGATGGCCCCTCCTGGGGACGAGGCCCACACCCTAGGAAAGGTCTTGACCACCAAACAGGTGCTCTCTGAAGAGGCTTCCACCCGAGACAACACTCAGTTCCATCACTTCTCTCCGGAGGAAGCCCTGCTAAACGCCAGGTCTCTTGGGGCCAGTGGGGCTCAATCCCAAGAGGAGGTTCACATGCCAGAGGAGCATCCCCTCTGCACGGTGAAACGTCCCCTGGATAAGAGGGACAGCTCCCCTCTCCAGTCCGAGTCCGCGTCCAAGTCAGGGTCTACGCCTGCCCTTGAGAAGGCCTACCTCCGGGAAGAGGCTACCACTCTCCTGGTGGAGGCACCAGCGAAGGATGAGGCCACCCCCAAAGAGGAGGTGTCCCCCGAAGAGGTATCCCCTGCTCAGAAGAATCCACATCCTATCGTGCTGACTCCAGAGCCCCAAATgactcccaccctccacccctcgGCCCCGCAAAATCTCACAGATAGCAAAAGTGACAGAGACGACATGATGAGGATAAAGGACGAGGTGGAGGCTTTAAGGAGGTCGCTGGAGCTGATGGGGGTGCAGCTGGAGTAAGTGGggaggggtgcggggaggggaggagaggggtgcgggctctaggcctgcCCGGCCCACCCCTTCCCCTCGGTCTCGCGTCCGCAGAAAGAAGCTGACTGACATCTGGGAGGAGCTGAAGAGCGAGAGAGAGAAGCGCGTGTTGCTGGAGGTGGGCGGGGTGCGGGTCCcctgcggggcgggggtggggtgggggtgggtggctgGCACTCCCCAGACGCCCTCTCTCCACTAGGTTCAGATGACACGGAGGACCCAGGAGTCCCGGAACCTGGGCTCCATCCACGCGCAGACGCAGACGCACTGAGGGTGGGCCCGGGAGGGACTACGGCGGGACCTGGAGCGAAGTCGGGCTCCGGCCACCCACGTCCTTGCACACGATTTTGGGAAACGCAAGAAAGTAAACTCTGCCGTGTACGCGCGCCACGCCTCCCTGGTCCCTGCAGGGCGGGGTCTgcgcggcggggcggggctggcGTTCTGCGCTCCCGTCCCTCCGCTTTCCTGGCAGCCGCTCCTGGGCACATCTGGCCAACATGTGGCTTCCATTACCGTTCCCAAGGCCTGCGCATGGCTATTTTTATCCACCGGATGGCGAGGGGGGAGGGTGTCTCCTTCGGACGCTAGTCCCCGCGCTGGAGAAATGGCCggcaggaggggcccaggaggggTCGGGCCTCTGCCCCGGGGCCGGATTCCAGAATCCAGCTGTGCGCCAAGGGAGGGCTCTCCAGCCCGGAACCCTCCCAGTTGCCTTCACTGTCCGCTCTGGAACGCAGTGACACACGAACTCCACAGGCCAGCTCAGGCACCCCAGGTTACATTGGGCCTAATAGCGCCTGAGCGTCAAGGTTAGGGTTCCGAGGCcttgtgtgcgtgcgcgcgcgcgcgtgtgtgtgatTGCAATGATGCAGAAAACGAGGGCATTTGTAGGGACAGGGGCAACGTGTACCCGGGCGTTTGACGGTAAGGAATGCAGTTGTAAGGAATGcggttgatttttgtgtgtgcgCCTGTGGTGAGGCGGTGGAGTGTGGGTGCAGGAGTGTGTTTTTGCCATGTGTGAACTGAACGCAAGCATGTGTGCTGAGGCGTCGGGTGGGTGGAAGGAGGTGGTCAGCCTGGTAAAGGGGTCTCAGCCCTGGGGCCCCCTGCATGGCAAGAGCTTGGGAGTCGTTGGGGGAAGGATAACAGAGGGAGACTGAGTCACTGAGAATGCAGCTTTCATTGGTCACGTCACCTCTTAACCGTCCCCCAGAGAGGGGATGGGGACCCTGCGTCCTGCCCTACCCCCAGGGCCTTCTGGCTGGACGGGAGAAGGGTGTCTCCCAGGGGGCGGGAATCCAGGCCCAACAGCACCAGGGGAGCCGTGGGGGCGGGGCCTCCATAGCACCGTGGGCAGGGGCAGTccaaaggtcctggggcagctCGAAGCCCCCGTGCATATCCAGTACGCTCTGGGGGCCGGTCAGTAATAGTGCATGCGGCCCAGGGTGCCCGTGCCCGTGGGGCTGGGCCCCAGCGTGCCGGTGCCCAGCAGGTCTGGCTGTCCAGTGCGCCAGATCTCCCGCAGGATCCGTTCCCGCTCCTCTAGCCGCTGCGCCCGCTCCAGCTCCTCCGCCGAAGTGAAGACGTTGACGCTCAGGGGCCCGTCGGGCTCCGTGGACACCTCGGGGCCCGGCCGAGTCACCGTATCCTcatcgtcgtcgtcgtcgtcgtcctCGGCCTCCAGGGTGCTGCTGCGGGGGTCCCGGCGCGGAGTGGGCCCTCGGGGCCGCGGGCGGGGTGCACAGGAGATGCTGATGACTAGTAGGCACAGGGTGAGCAGCAGGCCAAAGCAGACACCCAGCACGAAGTAGAGGCCGAAGCTCTCGGGGTTAGCTGGGGGTCAGAGGGCAGAAGTCACGGAGGGGGCCTGGCGCGTGGGAGTCATCCCATCTCTAAAAGACTCCAGGTTCTAAGTTTGGGGGGCAAGGACAGTACCCTCTATTTGAGGGACCTTAGGTAGCCGCCATCGGGAAGTCGGGGGAGTGGGGGGCGGTTTGGGAGTAAGTGACTGGTTGAGGGTGGTTACAGTGGCAGGGgcgtggaggaggggagggaaggggtggagTGGGGCCTGAGGAGGCAGGGAGGAGTCCAGGTCCCGGGGTCTGCGCTCACCGCGGATGTGTGCGTAGGCCGCCAGGCTGTTGCTGAGCAACTCCATGTCCCTTCGGGGGGCATCCATGCTTCTCTGGGGGAGCAGCTCCCCTGTCAGCCTGCGAGGTCAGCAAGGTCAGACCCTTCTCCCCCTCTGGAGCCGACCCTGACCCCGCTTTCTCCTCGGGGCAGCTCTGCTCCCTGGAAGGGCAGCCCCAGCCAGGCTCCACCCTGGAGAGAGCGGCTTCCTAACTTCGTTGCCGACCTGGGCCCTGGCTGGGGGACCCTTCCTCTGGGCGCAGACGCCCCAACACCTGAGGGTCGGGGGAGTGAACCGCAGGAGGCTCCGTCCCCTGGTGGGTTCCCCAAACGAGGCCCGCTTTCGCCGTCCGGGAATCGGGATGGAGGAGAGAGACGCGGGCGCCTTCCTTACTCCCTGGGCGGGCTCCGGGAAGGGAAGCCGCCTCCCGCTCCCATCCCGCCCGCCCGGCGGGGACCCCCGGGCCCGGAGGCCCGGGCTCACTCACCGTCAGCGCCCCGCTTCCCCGCTGCCCGGCCCCGGCGCGTCCGGCGGCCGCAGACACCCGGGgcccggccgctcccgccccgTCCGGTCCCGGTCACCTGCCCGCCCGGCTCGGATCCCAGGCCGCGGCAGCGCGGGCCGGACAAGGGCCGATGGACCAGCCGGCGGAAAGTTTCCTCCGAGGAAAGAGGAGGgactgggcggggcggggcgggggaggcggggaggaaaAGGGccgggagaggaaggggagaggagggctgcagggaggaggggtggggtggggccgaGGCCTGAGGGGCCGTCTTCTCCCCGACAGGAAACCGCTGGGGAGGCCGGTTGCAGGAACCCGCCCCTAGGCTgctaataacaacaataataatgaggATGGAGTTCTCCCTAGGTGCCAGGCAGTGTTAGATCCtttacaatattttttcatttaatcctaacaacccTATAACGTGGGGACCATTAtccccacttgacagatgagtCAACTGAGTCACAGAGGGATTGAATAACTTAACCCAGAcggtcaggatttgaatccactGTTCTCTGACCATGGGCTCTTAACCCCTTCCCTAAACCTTGCTCTTCCTCCCAGGAGGCCCCCTCACCCAGGGAAGACTGCCCCTTTCCCTAGCTCagattccatccctcccccagaccCTCAGCCACAATCTAGGGCCGGGGCTCtcatcccctcctcccagggcccAGGCAGTGAGTGTGGCCAGCTGGCCCAGCTCTGGTCACGCAGGGTTAATGAATGTTGGACTCTGGCTTCAAGCCAGGCCCAGGCCAGCCTTGCAGAACCGAGCCTGGGGCCTCCGCTGGCCCCTGTGCTCTTCTGCACCGGGGCAGAGGTGTGTTTGGTTCTGGGCTAAACCTGCTGGTGCACGTGCACGCATCTCCACGCAGGCTCAGGGCTTGTGCCTGCAGTGTGTGTGTGATCAGCATGCAGCCGGGTCTTCTTCCTGCCCAGACTCCCAGGCCCCCGCTTTTGGGCCCCCCTTCCTGCGctgggatggggtgagggggagGCCTTCTTGGCAGGAGCCttagagaggaggagggaaggaagggggagaggaaatTGCAGACATAGCTGAAGGCACAGCCTGAGGCCTGTGGGCCAGTGACCCCCTTCTCTGTCCAGGCTGGAGACCCCCCACTCCCAGTCCTGAGACTGGGTTCAAGCAGAGGGCAGATCTGGTTAGGGAAGCAACTAGGATGACTcccacggggaggggaagggactcTTGATGTCTCTG belongs to Pseudorca crassidens isolate mPseCra1 chromosome 2, mPseCra1.hap1, whole genome shotgun sequence and includes:
- the SH3D21 gene encoding SH3 domain-containing protein 21 isoform X1, which produces MEVLVLAGYSAQKKDELSLAHGDVVRQVCNGPARGWLRGELGGRCGLFPECLVQEIPETLRGSGEAPKPRCARRRGESQGGGRVRAAPPAPHQVFPARRDGRGSGRDCVASVRPVIGSRVQCSALGRGLEVTQVESPGRQRWCKVNFSYSPEQADELKLQAGEIVEVIKEIEDGWWLGKKNGQLGALPSNFVELLDSGPPSLGNPDMPSISLGPQRAPKLSSLTYDSPPDYLRTVSHPETYRVLFDYHPEAPDELALRRGDEVKVLRKTTEDKGWWEGESQGRRGLFPDNFVLPPPPIKKLVPRKVVSRESAPIKEPKKMMPRTALPTVKKLVTAPTGPSKANPSWTPSGDSQKRPSRNCSSSSSFLSGCPGQSGRKRAQTQASQQHSAAGQGEEQSSLTKAPRVNKTPTLDKTPGLEKTPSPDKAGSPEKTSSLDNARSPEKTLSPDKAPTPEECLTSDKVPILEETSTLEDKAPRPDRVFSVHEVPVPEVPPGPKMAPPGDEAHTLGKVLTTKQVLSEEASTRDNTQFHHFSPEEALLNARSLGASGAQSQEEVHMPEEHPLCTVKRPLDKRDSSPLQSESASKSGSTPALEKAYLREEATTLLVEAPAKDEATPKEEVSPEEVSPAQKNPHPIVLTPEPQMTPTLHPSAPQNLTDSKSDRDDMMRIKDEVEALRRSLELMGVQLEKKLTDIWEELKSEREKRVLLEVQMTRRTQESRNLGSIHAQTQTH
- the SH3D21 gene encoding SH3 domain-containing protein 21 isoform X2; this encodes MEVLVLAGYSAQKKDELSLAHGDVVRQVCNGPARGWLRGELGGRCGLFPECLVQEIPETLRGSGEAPKPRCARRRGESQGGGRVRAAPPAPHQVFPARRDGRGSGRDCVASVRPVIGSRVQCSALGRGLEVTQVESPGRQRWCKVNFSYSPEQADELKLQAGEIVEVIKELSSLTYDSPPDYLRTVSHPETYRVLFDYHPEAPDELALRRGDEVKVLRKTTEDKGWWEGESQGRRGLFPDNFVLPPPPIKKLVPRKVVSRESAPIKEPKKMMPRTALPTVKKLVTAPTGPSKANPSWTPSGDSQKRPSRNCSSSSSFLSGCPGQSGRKRAQTQASQQHSAAGQGEEQSSLTKAPRVNKTPTLDKTPGLEKTPSPDKAGSPEKTSSLDNARSPEKTLSPDKAPTPEECLTSDKVPILEETSTLEDKAPRPDRVFSVHEVPVPEVPPGPKMAPPGDEAHTLGKVLTTKQVLSEEASTRDNTQFHHFSPEEALLNARSLGASGAQSQEEVHMPEEHPLCTVKRPLDKRDSSPLQSESASKSGSTPALEKAYLREEATTLLVEAPAKDEATPKEEVSPEEVSPAQKNPHPIVLTPEPQMTPTLHPSAPQNLTDSKSDRDDMMRIKDEVEALRRSLELMGVQLEKKLTDIWEELKSEREKRVLLEVQMTRRTQESRNLGSIHAQTQTH
- the SH3D21 gene encoding SH3 domain-containing protein 21 isoform X3; its protein translation is MGPHGAGCVESWGAVVASSPSAWCRRSLRLSAARGRRRNRAVRAAEVTQVESPGRQRWCKVNFSYSPEQADELKLQAGEIVEVIKEIEDGWWLGKKNGQLGALPSNFVELLDSGPPSLGNPDMPSISLGPQRAPKLSSLTYDSPPDYLRTVSHPETYRVLFDYHPEAPDELALRRGDEVKVLRKTTEDKGWWEGESQGRRGLFPDNFVLPPPPIKKLVPRKVVSRESAPIKEPKKMMPRTALPTVKKLVTAPTGPSKANPSWTPSGDSQKRPSRNCSSSSSFLSGCPGQSGRKRAQTQASQQHSAAGQGEEQSSLTKAPRVNKTPTLDKTPGLEKTPSPDKAGSPEKTSSLDNARSPEKTLSPDKAPTPEECLTSDKVPILEETSTLEDKAPRPDRVFSVHEVPVPEVPPGPKMAPPGDEAHTLGKVLTTKQVLSEEASTRDNTQFHHFSPEEALLNARSLGASGAQSQEEVHMPEEHPLCTVKRPLDKRDSSPLQSESASKSGSTPALEKAYLREEATTLLVEAPAKDEATPKEEVSPEEVSPAQKNPHPIVLTPEPQMTPTLHPSAPQNLTDSKSDRDDMMRIKDEVEALRRSLELMGVQLEKKLTDIWEELKSEREKRVLLEVQMTRRTQESRNLGSIHAQTQTH
- the EVA1B gene encoding protein eva-1 homolog B encodes the protein MDAPRRDMELLSNSLAAYAHIRANPESFGLYFVLGVCFGLLLTLCLLVISISCAPRPRPRGPTPRRDPRSSTLEAEDDDDDDDEDTVTRPGPEVSTEPDGPLSVNVFTSAEELERAQRLEERERILREIWRTGQPDLLGTGTLGPSPTGTGTLGRMHYY